A single Aspergillus chevalieri M1 DNA, chromosome 3, nearly complete sequence DNA region contains:
- a CDS encoding RNA polymerase II mediator complex subunit MED27 domain-containing protein (COG:S;~EggNog:ENOG410PU5B;~InterPro:IPR021627;~PFAM:PF11571;~go_component: GO:0016592 - mediator complex [Evidence IEA]) yields MASTQPQNQIPAATLKARSNSIVVPKMADAKVEHAVTAPAPAAPAESTDANVWTTERQLVSSLAKLQKLESMIHDLRTLLPERLLEPLVPIVNPQVPASGSKALPKSPQMLYEQLSSTARAGVAEVQSFQDLWRSPELKEIWDHVDAKIQEGNGVLLQPSGMWERDYGVLLEGIEKEEDARGEEARRAQEDSERAQVDGDWRRVVEGFVGRGVPGVRVVGAKERDAVLVVLVKAGMAFEVQSRDGEEGLKWVVSSKVAPGKPVSKLEAAVVDCLNSRQRQWDLAFVLDMIISYTTIKQTPCAKCTKMTDSTAQLPTIRRQSPPPQSTWEAFHPACL; encoded by the exons ATGGCCAGCACTCAACCCCAAAACCAAATCCCAGCAGCAACACTCAAAGCCCGCTCAAACTCAATCGTCGTCCCGAAAATGGCAGACGCGAAAGTCGAGCACGCCGTGACAGCACCGgcaccagcagcaccggCAGAATCCACCGATGCAAATGTCTGGACAACAGAGCGACAACTCGTTTCGTCGCTGGCGAAGTTGCAGAAACTTGAATCTATG ATCCACGACCTCCGCACCCTCCTCCCAGAACGACTACTGGAACCCCTTGTCCCAATAGTAAACCCACAGGTCCCAGCAAGCGGCAGCAAGGCACTCCCTAAATCCCCGCAAATGCTTTACGAGCAGCTTTCCTCCACAGCGCGCGCAGGCGTCGCCGAGGTGCAGTCTTTTCAGGATCTCTGGCGGAGTCCCGAACTCAAGGAAATCTGGGACCATGTTGACGCCAAGATCCAGGAGGGAAACGGGGTGTTGTTGCAGCCGAGTGGGATGTGGGAGCGGGATTATGGAGTGTTGCTtgaaggaattgagaaggaggaggatgcgCGGGGAGAAGAGGCGCGGAGAGCACAAGAAGACAGCGAACGCGCACaggtggatggggattggAGGAGGGTTGTTGAGGGGTTTGTGGGGAGGGGTGTTCCTGGTGTGCGGGTGGTTGGGGCGAAGGAGAGGGATGCAGTGCTTGTAGTGTTGGTTAAGGCGGGGATGGCGTTTGAGGTGCAGAGCCGCGATGGTGAGGAGGGGTTGAAGTGGGTGGTTAGCAGTAAGGTCGCGCCTGGGAAGCCGGTGAGCAAGCTTGAAGCTGCGGTTGTGGATTGTTTGAATTCGCGTCAGCGACAGTGGGATCTTGCTTTCGTCTTG GACATGATAATCTCCTACACAACCATCAAACAAACCCCCTGTGCAAAATGCACCAAAATGACCGACTCAACTGCCCAACTCCCGACCATCCGTCGCCAGTCTCCTCCGCCCCAATCAACCTGGGAAGCCTTCCACCCAGCATGCCTCTAA
- a CDS encoding uncharacterized protein (COG:S;~EggNog:ENOG410PPT6;~SECRETED:SignalP(1-19);~TransMembrane:1 (n3-14c19/20o254-276i)), translating into MRFFVFFSVLCMLLGVVASYQGDSGEIARRDDTTTAEAVTGDAASTTEASATATDSDTASATESATEPASESDITGTNTNTNTASATGTASKTQSSSSSTSIDPRMGAGGISMLTPTQGATSYYKIGEKVTFAWNYTSLAVTPSAINVVASCSMNDATYTISNNMSVAETGKVTWDTGKYQANATVPLLTATYTLIVYDVDAEIGDTASAGHLSSQNQFSFGMYVPQAYTPLNEYKCATCNGALPELDGHAVRFAMGMVTLTVLSFTWFAGGYGVFAV; encoded by the exons ATGCGGTTCTTTGTGTTTTTCAGTGTGCTGTGCATGCTGTTGGGGGTGGTTGCTAGTTATCAGGGGGATTCGGGGGAGATAGCAAGACGAGATG ACACGACTACTGCAGAAGCAGTCACCGGCGACGCTGCCTCTACCACTGAAGCCTCTGCGACTGCGACCGATTCAGATACTGCCTCTGCAACCGAATCCGCTACTGAACCTGCCAGTGAAAGCGATATCACTGGCACAAACACAAACACCAATACCGCAAGCGCAACAGGAACTGCCTCCAAAACCCAATCCTCCAGCAGCAGTACCTCCATCGACCCGCGCATGGGCGCCGGCGGCATCTCCATGCTCACCCCCACCCAAGGCGCAACCTCCTACTATAAAATCGGCGAAAAAGTCACCTTTGCCTGGAACTACACCTCGCTCGCCGTAACCCCCTCCGCCATCAACGTCGTCGCCTCCTGCAGCATGAACGACGCAACCTACACCATCTCGAACAACATGAGCGTCGCGGAGACGGGCAAGGTCACCTGGGACACGGGCAAGTACCAGGCGAACGCGACGGTGCCGCTGCTGACCGCGACGTATACGCTGATTGTGTACGACGTGGATGCGGAGATTGGGGATACGGCGAGTGCGGGGCATTTGAGTTCCCAGAATCAGTTTAGTTTTGGAATGTATGTGCCGCAGGCGTATACGCCGTTGAATG AATACAAATGCGCGACGTGTAATGGTGCGCTTCCGGAACTCGATGGCCATGCTGTGAGGTTCGCTATGGGCATGGTTACTCTTACGGTACTCAGTTTCACATGGTTCGCTGGTGGATATGGTGTTTTTGCAGTTTGA
- a CDS encoding uncharacterized protein (COG:S;~EggNog:ENOG410PYP3;~SECRETED:SignalP(1-18)), with amino-acid sequence MKLLTSLTTTLLATAATASPLISRASSDEAITTKKFHLKTTASDASAHNNLYVYAYHTGAGLNDAVLSANADDASKAFVNGTNVQFDLGTPFPWGVNMVGATNYGAWQPVQINTGYGTSGFELDNAHLKWSEQNGFGGWLVCDWVHNAPQLFYLYEPIKADVPSSCSKVELQAVYL; translated from the coding sequence ATGAAGCTCCTCACCTCCCTCACAACCACCCTCCTGGCCACCGCTGCCACAGCCTCCCCCCTCATCTCCCGCGCCTCCTCCGACGAAgccatcaccaccaagaAATTCCACCTCAAGACCACCGCCAGCGACGCCTCCGCCCACAACAACCTCTACGTCTACGCCTACCACACGGGCGCAGGCCTCAACGACGCCGTGCTCAGCGCCAACGCAGACGACGCCAGCAAGGCGTTTGTCAACGGGACGAACGTGCAGTTTGACCTGGGGACGCCGTTTCCTTGGGGAGTGAATATGGTCGGGGCTACCAACTACGGCGCCTGGCAGCCCGTGCAAATCAACACCGGTTACGGCACTTCCGGCTTCGAGCTGGACAATGCGCATTTGAAGTGGAGTGAGCAGAATGGGTTTGGGGGATGGTTGGTGTGCGACTGGGTTCACAACGCCCCTCAGCTGTTTTACCTGTATGAGCCGATTAAGGCGGATGTGCCGTCGAGCTGCAGCAAGGTTGAGTTGCAGGCTGTTTATCTGTAA
- a CDS encoding DNA-dependent ATPase RAD26 (COG:L;~EggNog:ENOG410PHAN;~InterPro:IPR038718,IPR000330,IPR027417,IPR014001, IPR001650;~PFAM:PF00176,PF00271;~go_function: GO:0005524 - ATP binding [Evidence IEA]), whose translation MDHVKEDPEARTEETPLNTIPQDDGPVSSETPELKEEIPPEQADMDEASRLRELHADVRNQDDLERDITRQADRLLNEQADERDNKRLEKTRHEKEKIEAQILRLHQRASQPVGTAARARIQNDIQKLGSQDSSLAKDLEEIQQRIDARREGQETASQVTGTGRMPNESRRDYLIRTGKITPFAKMSGGPEEGPLASLRDALVDAEDERDESEALEQMKNRMDVSHRDLRRPGFGFDESTEVSSEAPEDRPKKKRKLQQRSRAEDRHIKREEEEAEVPSDQEDSASYVASEVAGESDDDFVAEEDEEKGKKRAKKVTKPEDGIEDLSVLDDGREEIYQARLQDWVSRRSAARKRAREARRAAGEDENEDEQPEDEEWFMPHPTVPDLDYDNGYRAPGDVHQYLFDYQKTGMQWLWELHQQHVGGIIGDEMGLGKTIQVIGYLAALHYSKQFTKPALVVCPATVMKQWVNEFHRWWPPFRVSILHTSGSGMVNVRNESSQEDALLTQKYSGGGARGLTGAQKAARKVTKRVAEEGHVLVTTYAGLQTYAPLLIPMEWGCAVLDEGHKIRNPDTSITFHCKELRTPHRIILSGTPMQNNLTELWSLFDFVFPMRLGTLVNFRNQFDFPIRQGGYANASNLQVQTAAKCAETLKDAITPYLLQRFKIDVAADLPKKSEQVLFCKLTVPQMQAYKAFLGSEEMQSILTGRRQALFGIDILRKICNHPDLLDRKVTSGNTNYGRASQSGKMQVVKSLLHLWKDTGHKTLLFTQHRIMLDILEKLVRSLPDFQYRRMDGSTPIKLRQSMVDEFNNDPNLHVFLLTTRVGGLGVNLTGADRVIIYDPDWNPSTDVQARERAWRLGQKRDVTVYRLMTAGTIEEKIYHRQIFKQFLTNKILKDPKQRSTFQLSDLHDLFTLGDENGQTETSKLFQDAEVKYENTNSEETQDLSKVTGIASMEKFHEPEPETNSASTPDPNANDNKTESRIMEGIFSRAGVHSALEHDQIINPNGKRAVRADPKIIEAEAKRVAAEAAEELRRAGEAARSVPIGTPTWTGQSGIAGRPEDQNRSSMFGGSSSSARRRAAGPSSANILANLSARSATITPRSGTSTPTGNTTARGSITSTATDTDTGGFSIHMIRDFILAQGGSAYSQSLVNQFNRFCTTPQRTAEFKEMLKRIAVLERGAGAGGRNGRGKWVLKREYAKK comes from the exons ATGGACCACGTGAAAGAGGACCCAGAGGCGCGGACAGAGGAGACTCCTCTCAATACTATCCCGCAAGACGATGGACCGGTCTCCTCAGAAACACCGGAGTTAAAAGAGGAAATCCCCCCGGAGCAAGCGGACATGGACGAGGCAAGCCGCTTGAGGGAGCTCCATGCTGACGTCCGCAACCAAGATGATCTCGAAAGGGACATTACGCGCCAG GCGGACCGGCTGCTCAACGAGCAAGCGGACGAACGCGACAACAAGAGACTAGAAAAGACCCGTcatgagaaggagaagatagAGGCACAGATTCTGAGACTACACCAACGAGCTTCACAGCCAGTTGGAACAGCCGCTCGAGCTCGCATACAGAATGATATACAGAAGCTTGGGTCTCAGGACTCATCACTGGCGAAAGACCTGGAAGAGATTCAACAACGTATCGATGCCAGACGTGAAGGCCAGGAGACGGCCTCCCAGGTGACCGGGACAGGAAGAATGCCCAACGAGTCACGTAGGGACTACCTTATCCGGACCGGAAAGATTACACCGTTTGCCAAGATGAGCGGCGGTCCTGAGGAGGGGCCTCTAGCTAGTTTACGGGATGCTCTAGTGGATGCAGAGGACGAGCGTGACGAAAGCGAAGCTCTGGAGCAAATGAAGAATAGAATGGATGTGTCGCATCGAGACCTTAGACGTCCTGGGTTTGGTTTTGATGAAAGCACTGAAGTCAGTTCGGAGGCACCAGAGGATCgtccgaagaagaagagaaagttgCAACAGCGTAGCCGTGCCGAGGATCGCCATATCAAgcgtgaagaagaagaggcgGAAGTCCCTTCAGATCAAGAAGATTCCGCAAGCTATGTGGCATCAGAAGTTGCAGGCGAAAGCGACGACGACTTTGTtgcggaggaagacgaagagaaagGCAAGAAACGTGCTAAGAAAGTGACCAAACCTGAAGATGGGATAGAAGATCTCAGTGTGTTAGACgatggaagagaagaaatctATCAAGCCAGACTGCAGGATTGGGTCAGCCGGAGAAGTGCTGCCAGAAAACGTGCACGGGAAGCCCGACGTGCAGCTGGGGAGGACGAGAATGAAGACGAACAGCCAGAAGACGAGGAATGGTTCATGCCACATCCGACCGTGCCTGATCTGGACTATGACAATGGCTACCGTGCACCTGGCGATGTCCATCAATACCTGTTCGACTACCAGAAAACCGGAATGCAATGGCTTTGGGAGCTCCACCAGCAACATGTAGGAGGCATCATCGGTGATGAAATGGGCCTTGGGAAGACTATCCAAGTTATCGGCTATTTGGCGGCTTTACATTACAGCAAACAGTTCACCAAACCCGCGCTTGTCGTATGCCCGGCAACGGTGATGAAGCAATGGGTGAACGAGTTTCATCGCTGGTGGCCGCCGTTTCGAGTCTCGATTCTGCACACCTCGGGCAGTGGAATGGTGAATGTCCGCAATGAGAGCAGTCAAGAAGATGCGCTTCTCACGCAGAAGTAcagcggtggtggtgctcgTGGGTTGACCGGGGCCCAGAAAGCGGCGAGGAAAGTTACCAAGCGAGTAGCAGAAGAGGGCCACGTTCTTGTCACTACGTACGCTGGACTACAAACGTATGCGCCACTGCTGATTCCTATGGAATGGGGATGTGCAGTCCTGGACGAAGGACACAAGATCCGCAATCCTGATACATCCATTACCTTCCATTGCAAGGAGCTTCGAACACCGCATCGGATTATCCTCTCAGGTACCCCGATGCAGAACAACCTAACAGAGCTCTGGTCACTGTTTGACTTCGTCTTTCCTATGCGATTAGGAACACTAGTCAACTTTCGAAACCAGTTTGACTTCCCTATTCGACAGGGAGGATATGCGAATGCATCGAACCTACAAGTGCAAACGGCTGCCAAATGCGCCGAGACGCTAAAGGATGCTATCACCCCGTATTTGCTGCAGCGATTCAAGATCGACGTGGCGGCGGATCTCCCAAAGAAGAGCGAGCAAGTGCTTTTCTGCAAGTTGACGGTGCCTCAGATGCAGGCGTACAAGGCTTTTCTGGGGTCGGAGGAGATGCAGTCTATACTGACAGGACGGCGTCAAGCATTGTTTGGTATTGATATACTGCGCAAAATTTGCAACCATCCGGATCTCTTGGATCGCAAGGTCACGTCTGGAAATACAAATTATGGGCGCGCCAGCCAGTCCGGCAAGATGCAGGTAGTCAAGTCGCTGTTGCATTTGTGGAAAGACACGGGCCATAAGACCCTGCTATTCACACAACACCGCATCATGCTTGACATTCTGGAGAAACTCGTCCGATCGCTGCCTGACTTTCAGTATCGTCGCATGGACGGTAGTACACCGATCAAGCTCCGACAGTCGATGGTAGACGAGTTTAACAACGACCCAAACCTACATGTCTTCCTGCTGACGACTCGCGTTGGTGGGCTGGGCGTGAATTTGACTGGCGCCGATCGGGTCATCATCTACGACCCGGACTGGAATCCGTCGACGGATGTGCAGGCGCGCGAGCGGGCATGGAGACTTGGGCAGAAGCGCGATGTCACAGTTTATCGTTTGATGACTGCCGGGACTATCGAGGAGAAGATTTATCATCGACAAATCTTCAAGCAGTTCTTGACGAACAAGATCTTAAAAGATCCCAAGCAACGATCGACCTTCCAGCTGAGCGACTTGCACGACCTCTTCACACTTGGCGACGAAAATGGCCAAACAGAAACGAGCAAACTGTTCCAAGACGCCGAAGTCAAGTACGAAAACACAAATTCCGAAGAAACTCAAGACCTCAGCAAAGTAACCGGCATCGCATCAATGGAAAAATTCCACGAACCCGAGCCTGAAACAAATAGCGCATCAACCCCGGATCCCAACGCCAATGATAATAAAACCGAGTCCCGCATAATGGAAGGCATATTCTCGCGAGCCGGCGTCCACTCCGCCCTAGAGCACGACCAAATCATAAACCCCAACGGCAAGCGAGCGGTTCGAGCGGACCCCAAGATCATCGAGGCAGAAGCCAAGCGCGTCGCAGCCGAAGCCGCAGAAGAACTACGCAGGGCTGGCGAAGCAGCACGCTCAGTACCCATTGGCACGCCCACGTGGACGGGGCAATCGGGGATCGCAGGACGGCCGGAGGATCAAAACCGTTCGTCAATGTTCGGGGGGAGTAGTAGCAGTGCCCGTCGTCGCGCGGCGGGCCCTTCGTCTGCGAACATATTGGCTAATCTTTCCGCGCGCTCTGCAACAATAACACCGAGGAGTGGTACTAGCACTCCAACAGGTAATACTACTGCCAGGGGCAGCATCACTTCTACCGCAACCGACACCGACACCGGCGGATTTAGCATACACATGATCCGGGATTTCATCCTGGCGCAAGGCGGGTCCGCATATTCGCAAAGTCTGGTCAACCAGTTCAACCGGTTCTGCACGACACCGCAGCGCACAGCGGAGTTTAAGGAGATGCTGAAGCGGATAGCGGTGCTGGAGCGGGGAGCAGGAGCCGGGGGTCGGAATGGACGGGGGAAGTGGGTGTTGAAACGGGAGTACGCCAAGAAGTGA